The proteins below come from a single Aegilops tauschii subsp. strangulata cultivar AL8/78 chromosome 6, Aet v6.0, whole genome shotgun sequence genomic window:
- the LOC109775899 gene encoding putative disease resistance protein RGA4, whose protein sequence is MEAAIETASWLLSKALAKLSDELVAAFVATSSELGHNFQSMKHWLWHTQGLLHAARIRDMSNNPGPGVQGLLAELSKKADEAEDLLDEICYFMIQDQLDHTSEATIQDPAPNIGDLVRGRARDAHHALRHTIGNWLPYFSNPGSVNSSSNTSRKKQKTNSSSNPHHATNSGGTDDACPIDRLSFDRVDMSNRIKSIIEEMNSTCEHVSDLLKIANQSSTAITTTLTLKRPTTGSTVVQDKLFGRGDIFDKTVTALTGGTYHTETLSILPLVGPGGIGKTTFTQHLYSDEKIMTHFTVKVWVCVSTDFDVLNLTRQILRCVPTTEKEGNKIAIETANLDQLQISIAERLKSTRFLIVLDDIWKCSSEGDWKNLLAPFTKGETKGSMILVTTRFPLVAHMVKTTDPIELHGLEPNDFFTLFEFSIFGHSKPRDYEDDLIGVAKDIAKRLKGSPLAANTIGQLLRKNLSKGYWKGVLEKDEWQHMKNDDDIMPSLKISYDYLPFYLKKCFSYLALFPEDYKFYDIEITRFWIAVGIINSSCQNDKNYLQELVDNGFLMKGFDGFGDQCYVMHDLFHELSRNVSSQECVNISSLCFSADGIPKSIRHLSITIEDIYGESFEEEMGILKRRVDIGNLRTLMIFGLHNARVDNIFKSTFEEIKSLRVLFIGMNTPQSLPNGFSNLIHLQYLNIRSPYIEEMNLPSSLSRFYHLKFLDLVYWHGSKKLPKDINRLVNLQHFHSSRELHSNIPEVGKMKCLQELKEFYVKKGSVGFELRELGELRELGGKLRICNLGMIASKGEASVAKLKNKRNMKKLRLIWGPQHQTIHDDVLDGLEPHPNLLVLHIINPGVAPCPSWLCGDISTKRLESLHLENVSWSTLPPFEQLPHLTKLTLKNIASMHSFGPGNNGVTETSFMHLKTIVFEDMPVLVEWVGEPNSHLYSRLERIKCAGCPLLRSFPFLEYSSRFTNLCELVIHNCPELSQFPSMPHTSTLTSLSVRNATSKLSYNGKEFTIGGYNHDFSFDNMDKVEVMEIRDVSGISLSDIQCLNSLRSLSVERCENIFSAQLDDNVALHSVQSLELEELSITGEEFSKALRSFPAISQLSIYKCKSLVLLPLEDGGGPWDLVMLQSFSASYCHKLFCRWPMGEVGGAQTIKPFPPSLRKLKIVEESSIKSMALLSNLTSLTYLELVDCEELTMDGFNPHITTNLKDLSIYDKQRISVGADVLSEVARDGLMHAGSFELEKLAVNSISALLGSPVCSHLAATLHTLQFRYDRWVETFTEEQEQALQLLTSLQDLQFSACSSLQSLPQQLRGLSSLRTLVIFGCEKIRSLPPKESLNASLSTIIVANCSPELTENAKNLKKSDTYSAKIIVCP, encoded by the exons ATGGAGGCAGCTATTGAAACGGCGAGTTGGCTTCTCAGCAAGGCGCTTGCAAAGCTCTCGGACGAGCTGGTGGCCGCGTTCGTTGCCACCAGCTCCGAGCTCGGCCACAACTTCCAGAGCATGAAGCACTGGCTGTGGCACACGCAAGGGCTGCTACACGCAGCCCGGATCAGGGACATGAGCAACAACCCTGGTCCTGGCGTGCAGGGCTTGCTCGCGGAGCTAAGCAAGAAGGCAGATGAGGCCGAGGACTTGCTGGATGAAATCTGCTACTTCATGATCCAGGATCAACTCGACCACACCAGCGAGGCCACCATCCAGGACCCCGCCCCAAATATAGGCGATCTCGTCCGTGGTCGTGCTCGTGATGCTCACCATGCTCTTCGCCACACCATCGGTAACTGGCTTCCATACTTTTCAAATCCGGGTTCTGTCAACAGTAGTAGTAACACGTCccgcaaaaaacaaaaaacaaatagTAGTAGTAACCCACATCATGCAACCAACTCTGGTGGCACTGATGATGCTTGCCCCATCGACAGGCTATCTTTCGACAGAGTAGACATGTCCAACAGAATCAAGTCCATAATTGAGGAAATGAACTCTACATGTGAACATGTCTCCGACTTACTCAAAATTGCAAACCAAAGTAGCACTGCAATAACCACAACCCTCACCCTCAAAAGGCCAACCACGGGTTCAACAGTGGTGCAAGATAAGTTGTTTGGGAGGGGTGACATTTTTGATAAAACTGTAACTGCTCTTACCGGTGGCACATATCACACTGAAACCCTCTCTATTTTGCCTCTTGTTGGCCCTGGGGGTATAGGAAAGACAACCTTCACCCAACACTTGTACAGTGATGAAAAGATCATGACACACTTCACTGTCAAGGTATGGGTATGTGTCTCAACTGATTTTGATGTGCTTAACCTCACCCGGCAGATCCTTAGATGTGTACCTACAACAGAAAAAGAAGGAAACAAAATTGCAATCGAGACTGCCAATTTAGACCAGCTTCAAATATCCATTGCAGAGAGACTGAAGTCCACCAGGTTTTTAATTGTCTTGGATGATATTTGGAAATGCAGCAGCGAAGGTGACTGGAAAAACCTATTAGCTCCATTCACTAAGGGGGAAACCAAGGGTAGCATGATTCTTGTCACAACCCGGTTTCCATTAGTAGCACATATGGTGAAAACAACTGATCCAATAGAACTGCATGGTTTGGAGCCTAATGACTTCTTCACACTCTTTGAGTTTTCTATATTTGGTCATAGCAAACCCCGGGATTATGAAGATGACTTAATTGGTGTTGCAAAAGATATTGCAAAAAGACTAAAGGGTTCACCACTAGCAGCCAATACAATCGGTCAGTTATTGAGGAAAAACCTTTCTAAAGGATATTGGAAGGGAGTTCTTGAAAAAGATGAGTGGCAACACATGAAAAATGATGATGATATTATGCCATCTCTTAAAATTAGCTATGATTACCTTCCTTTCTATCTAAAAAAATGCTTTTCATACCTTGCCCTCTTCCCTGAAGATTATAAGTTTTATGATATAGAAATTACTCGTTTTTGGATTGCAGTAGGTATCATAAACTCTAGTTGCCAAAACGATAAAAATTACTTACAAGAGCTAGTGGATAATGGTTTTCTCATGAAGGGGTTTGATGGGTTTGGTGATCAATGTTATGTGATGCATGATTTATTCCATGAACTGTCTCGGAATGTTTCATCACAAGAATGTGTCAATATAAGTAGTTTATGTTTTAGTGCCGATGGCATCCCAAAATCTATTCGGCACTTATCAATCACCATAGAAGATATATATGGTGAAAGTTTTGAAGAAGAAATGGGTATACTAAAGAGAAGGGTAGACATTGGAAATTTGCGGACTTTGATGATTTTTGGGTTACATAATGCACGAGTAGATAATATTTTCAAAAGTACATTTGAAGAAATAAAGAGTCTGAGAGTTCTGTTTATAGGAATGAACACTCCACAATCTTTGCCAAATGGCTTTTCCAATCTTATCCACCTCCAATACCTTAATATTAGATCACCTTATATAGAAGAAATGAATTTACCTAGCTCATTATCTAGATTTTACCACTTGAAATTTTTGGACCTCGTATATTGGCATGGAAGTAAAAAATTGCCTAAAGACATTAACCGCCTGGTGAATCTACAACATTTCCACTCATCCAGAGAACTCCATTCCAATATTCCTGAGGTTGGAAAGATGAAGTGTTTACAGGAGCTAAAAGAATTCTATGTAAAGAAAGGGAGTGTTGGGTTTGAATTGAGAGAGCTGGGGGAATTGAGAGAGCTTGGAGGAAAACTCCGTATATGTAATCTTGGAATGATTGCATCCAAGGGAGAAGCTAGTGTTGCCAAACTGAAGAACAAAAGAAATATGAAAAAGTTGCGATTAATCTGGGGTCCACAACACCAGACTATACATGATGATGTTCTTGATGGTCTTGAACCACACCCTAATCTTTTGGTGCTTCATATAATAAATCCGGGTGTCGCCCCTTGTCCTAGCTGGCTGTGCGGCGATATTAGCACAAAAAGGTTAGAGTCTCTCCATCTGGAGAATGTATCTTGGAGTACACTTCCACCTTTTGAGCAGCTACCACACCTCACCAAGCTCACTTTGAAGAATATAGCTAGCATGCATTCTTTTGGGCCTGGCAATAATGGTGTTACAGAGACAAGTTTCATGCACCTGAAGACAATTGTGTTTGAGGATATGCCAGTACTCGTGGAGTGGGTTGGCGAACCTAATAGCCATTTGTATTCCAGGCTTGAAAGAATCAAATGTGCAGGTTGTCCCCTTCTCCGCTCATTTCCGTTCTTGGAGTACTCAAGTCGGTTTACAAACCTGTGTGAACTTGTTATTCATAACTGCCCTGAGCTGTCCCAGTTTCCCTCCATGCCTCACACCTCCACACTAACATCTCTGAGTGTGAGGAATGCTACCTCAAAGTTGTCATACAATGGAAAGGAATTCACTATCGGAGGGTATAATCATGATTTTTCCTTTGACAATATGGATAAAGTAGAGGTTATGGAAATTAGGGATGTATCAGGCATTTCGTTGTCAGACATCCAATGCCTAAACTCCTTGAGAAGTCTGAGTGTTGAAAGATGTGAAAACATTTTCTCTGCGCAACTGGATGACAATGTCGCCCTCCATTCAGTTCAGAGTCTTGAGCTAGAAGAATTAAGTATTACAGGAGAAGAGTTTTCAAAAGCCTTGAGGTCTTTTCCAGCTATTTCCCAGCTTAGTATCTACAAGTGCAAGAGCCTGGTTCTTCTGCCCTTGGAGGATGGAGGAGGACCGTGGGACCTGGTGATGCTCCAATCGTTTTCTGCATCATACTGTCACAAGTTGTTCTGTCGGTGGCCCATGGGAGAAGTAGGAGGAGCTCAGACCATCAAGCCTTTTCCTCCTTCCCTCAGGAAACTAAAGATTGTCGAAGAATCAAGCATAAAGTCAATGGCCCTACTCTCAAACCTCACTTCTCTCACCTATCTAGAGCTGGTAGATTGTGAAGAATTAACTATGGATGGGTTTAATCCTCACATCACAACCAACCTCAAGGATTTGTCTATCTATGACAAACAAAGGATCTCTGTAGGAGCGGATGTGCTGTCAGAGGTGGCAAGGGATGGACTGATGCATGCTGGTTCATTCGAACTGGAAAAGCTTGCGGTGAACAGCATCTCGGCGCTGCTTGGTTCTCCAGTTTGCAGCCACCTTGCCGCTACTCTCCACACATTACAGTTTCGATATGATCGGTGGGTAGAAACCTTCACGGAAGAGCAGGAGCAAGCCCTTCAGCTCCTCACCTCGCTCCAAGATCTACAGTTTAGTGCTTGCAGTAGTTTGCAGTCCCTACCACAACAATTGCGTGGCCTTTCTTCTCTCAGAACATTAgtgatctttgggtgtgaaaaaATCAGATCGCTGCCGCCCAAGGAGAGCCTCAACGCTTCACTAAGTACAATAATCGTGGCAAATTGCAGTCCCGAGTTAACTGAGAATGCCAAGAATTTGAAAAAATCAGACACATATTCAGCAAAAATAATTG TGTGCCCATGA